A window from Listeria seeligeri serovar 1/2b str. SLCC3954 encodes these proteins:
- a CDS encoding HEPN domain-containing protein, protein MISHINGKNELPLALILLKRSKLIHDERSKFVSIITACEIGVKEFYSKKIPELGLLLDEMTSPPVVKLLGSLFKKYFEETFPKELRSKLEKMIEIRNSIVHRSAIKPTHTELLSCYVVVLKTLNFLNKKSDNGFYNEYYDEEVSFEPIESTGQLQINGSDKLNKAVEEGKIIYGFDINSEYIIND, encoded by the coding sequence TTGATTAGTCATATAAATGGAAAGAATGAACTCCCGTTAGCTTTAATTCTACTAAAGCGGAGTAAGTTAATTCATGATGAACGTAGCAAATTCGTTTCTATAATAACAGCATGTGAGATTGGAGTTAAAGAGTTTTATTCAAAAAAAATTCCAGAACTAGGTTTACTTTTAGATGAGATGACATCACCTCCAGTTGTTAAGCTTCTGGGGAGCTTATTTAAAAAATACTTTGAAGAAACATTTCCAAAAGAATTGAGAAGTAAGTTAGAAAAAATGATTGAAATACGAAATAGTATTGTTCACAGGTCAGCAATTAAGCCGACACATACAGAGCTACTTTCTTGTTATGTGGTAGTATTGAAAACATTAAATTTTTTAAATAAAAAAAGTGATAATGGTTTCTACAATGAATACTACGACGAAGAAGTTAGCTTTGAACCGATAGAGTCCACCGGACAACTACAGATAAATGGATCAGATAAATTAAATAAAGCTGTTGAAGAAGGTAAAATTATTTATGGTTTCGATATAAATTCAGAGTATATAATTAATGATTAA
- a CDS encoding HAD family hydrolase yields MINLIFDIDDTVYDQLKPFEDAFNTIFGKENPLEMEALYIKSRFYSDEVYHRVVKGEMPKAEMHIYRITQALNDFDYQITKKQAEEFQRAYETNQRKITLLPGIKEILAWGKSQNATMGIITNGPAAHQQHKIDDLQINSWIPVGNTFISGKVGFEKPDKKLFTLVEQQLDITGAETYYIGDSFENDVVGAKQAGWKMIWLNRRKHKAPIDTPYHPDFCVENESELLAILQKLT; encoded by the coding sequence ATGATAAACTTGATTTTTGACATTGATGATACTGTTTATGACCAATTAAAACCATTTGAAGACGCTTTTAATACTATTTTTGGCAAAGAAAATCCACTGGAAATGGAAGCTCTATATATCAAAAGTCGTTTTTACAGCGATGAAGTCTACCATCGGGTTGTAAAAGGTGAAATGCCTAAAGCAGAAATGCATATCTATCGCATTACCCAAGCCCTAAATGATTTTGACTACCAAATTACCAAAAAACAAGCAGAAGAGTTCCAGCGCGCTTACGAAACCAATCAACGAAAAATTACTCTTTTGCCTGGAATAAAAGAAATTCTTGCATGGGGGAAAAGCCAGAATGCTACGATGGGAATTATTACTAACGGGCCAGCCGCTCACCAACAGCATAAAATTGATGATTTGCAAATAAATAGCTGGATTCCAGTTGGAAATACCTTTATTTCCGGTAAAGTTGGCTTTGAAAAACCAGATAAAAAGTTATTTACATTAGTAGAGCAACAATTAGATATTACAGGTGCAGAAACCTACTACATTGGCGATTCATTTGAAAATGATGTTGTAGGAGCGAAACAAGCAGGATGGAAGATGATTTGGTTAAATCGGCGAAAACATAAAGCACCGATAGATACTCCTTATCATCCAGATTTTTGTGTTGAAAATGAGTCGGAATTACTTGCCATCTTGCAAAAGTTAACTTAA
- a CDS encoding bacterial Ig-like domain-containing protein, translated as MKKSSGVHRFLILILVLLLTTGQLNLASFNVFAEENGNDDLSYEVEKELTTDKTKANLKLKVTPKNEQLKILTIETPDGKETEGQEAAYTADKNGTVDFKINYQNMEDSEETKTFVASYEVSEIVSKAETSKEPEPTEQKKPTEQKTTTNKENLKSEQTNVTLSIPEYNQTAWANGDIKTVTATVEFADNATSGKKVNFTLPDGMRFVSLPVPNNYKPTNGTDSSIMNYLGTGDPLGNAITSITVPKNETNYNQATFGTVSYELDSGTEKASFNFSVRVDAAKYYGATDLQSPIKTEVFANGEGTSLASVEQDIHAEGKKVVGYAGQDHVKTMFRNWYVNHSLTEVFASSDTVDSYNYTKPYSVVNGLNHTDERGSSAYLAKNLTVTLYYPEGMEYVGVVDNSRALIANNSDINITPYPSEHKVVINYKQMNLNGVGRSIFSVKYKIPKETPAGTYSAAKVPHAVITTYDDKVFEADALTSNAGDLTTKAAIDTCKVVDTSVNKMRLTPRNHYINPDNETWAGSIQIDNQKTAGMKTNQVYQIEFDPNWEAYSVNLPFDSNVSGNKITNVQYKTNLNSNYRSYSGDLPAHVNGMVRLEASKAGLQEGEYFTEVKANVGDFSPGFVSVSPSGAWGPNYTASYGIVKPGITSVQFKASVWDAADEANTKSSGTSTYSVSNTVTDSANGRATFYNKKGAKIKVASAGETITTNASLVLFDYPYGTRTVINNPEVYLRELDGTTINPSTIKLTDQAGKEVDFTVKQETANNGEKVYVLKTTGVTVGAYVDYPYKTQYLNVSYDTTFDLTLDTGINMDIQNVLAWGGSNVSSAIGSNSFSDAGLDVNRNGKDNETLLSANSSTLNVPKQDTVTVETFLNVAGEGTKAAYNEGDDSTVSYFTPGTDADYTVQITNTSNSEARTFELYIPIPKTGQNFGSKFQSEAFKWDMKLNGAIDISAEQQSQFEIGYATAATADNYESADIYSETVSDYENVNMVRIKVKNQINAGETQKFKVPLKVDETFDTANEDNKISTRDIYNPYYHVITNTFSGSLSGTKVGAELVIGEVSGTLFNDKDANGLFEKSKGDVALGNETIELYKWNNATSAYEPVTKNGENITTKTDANGTYTFDYNSDVGYGNYAVKFPDKNGYQYTLKNVGKNTAIDSDVPYSGTDKGWAKNIDPTLPVSQTINAGYYAYTPEQDLKVNLNEKRVQTGRSLAITLPKVASTNGQAGEDTIEPNFFQNIRASTEDYKWTTADTGVATVQTQNDGSAAVVGVSTNNQTIAATDLTIAIQDIFGTKQSSTAPVYVTAADGTIVQQDGFTMGATDFSLEYKDAVALTSTEALSLGKTAAFEEVKNGVNSSAQDRLSSVQVNQTQLAAIKNGSNQGGTYPLTYTLTKDGKTVEVRIQVTVAQDLTTVNAHNSTLYVGDTWTAANNFDSAIDKEGESVPFADVTVSGTVNTSLAGTYPVTYTYNGVSKTIQIIVKDNLTAVNAHDSTIYTGETWNAADNFDSALDKDGNPVDFADVTVTGSVNTNQAGPANITYTYDGISTTIVVTVKENKSGINAHDSSIYVGDNWTAADNFDSAFDKDGNPVAFQDVKVTEKPTVNTNKAGVYQVTYSYGKATTTITLTVKEIQTDVNAHDSILYIEDSWNAADNFDSARDKDGNTVPFSAIQVTGTVDTKQPGTYPVTYSYDGVSTLINVTVKAPQTSVKAHDSVIYTGDSWNAKDNFDSAKDKDGKAVDFQKVTVDESPTVDPSKLGIYQVTYSYDGVSTTINVTVEPRQTSIKVHDSNIYAGDDWSAKDNFDNATDKKGDSVSFADMKVTGQVDTYASGTYEISYSYDGVKVIAHITVLENKAQITVQDRTIQKGDTWSAEDNFISATNRDGEAISFEKVQVSGTVNTNKAGDYQVTYTIDPNEGTTDAGKKQLSVTATIQVDDPSKPSKPSKPSKPSKPKSPSELQVKSNTQQTATYEDAKPLPKTGDQSITWIVWAGMGLLILSVILWVINRRRHSYK; from the coding sequence ATGAAAAAATCGAGCGGAGTACATCGCTTTTTGATACTTATATTAGTGTTGCTACTAACAACTGGGCAACTGAATTTAGCATCTTTCAACGTTTTTGCCGAAGAAAATGGTAATGATGACCTCTCTTATGAAGTAGAAAAAGAGTTAACAACAGATAAAACAAAAGCCAATTTGAAATTAAAAGTGACACCTAAAAATGAACAACTAAAAATCCTCACCATTGAAACGCCAGATGGCAAGGAAACTGAAGGACAAGAAGCCGCCTACACTGCAGACAAAAATGGTACAGTGGATTTTAAAATTAATTACCAGAATATGGAAGACAGTGAAGAAACTAAAACATTTGTCGCTTCCTATGAAGTAAGTGAAATTGTCTCAAAAGCTGAAACAAGTAAAGAACCAGAACCAACAGAACAAAAAAAACCAACAGAACAAAAAACAACCACCAACAAAGAAAATCTTAAATCCGAACAAACCAATGTTACCTTAAGCATACCAGAGTATAATCAAACAGCTTGGGCTAATGGTGATATCAAAACGGTTACCGCAACAGTTGAATTTGCAGATAACGCTACTTCCGGCAAAAAAGTGAATTTCACTTTGCCAGACGGAATGCGTTTTGTATCCCTACCTGTCCCAAATAACTATAAACCAACTAATGGTACGGATTCGAGTATTATGAATTATTTAGGTACAGGTGACCCACTAGGGAATGCAATAACTTCCATAACCGTTCCAAAAAATGAAACAAACTATAATCAAGCAACTTTCGGTACAGTTAGTTATGAATTAGATTCTGGGACAGAGAAAGCTAGTTTCAATTTTTCTGTTCGAGTAGATGCAGCGAAATATTATGGTGCGACCGATTTACAGTCTCCAATAAAAACAGAAGTCTTTGCTAACGGAGAAGGTACGTCGCTTGCTTCCGTAGAACAAGATATTCATGCTGAAGGAAAGAAAGTTGTGGGTTATGCAGGTCAAGACCATGTGAAAACAATGTTCCGTAACTGGTACGTTAATCATAGCTTGACAGAAGTTTTTGCTAGTAGCGATACAGTTGACTCATATAATTATACGAAACCATACTCAGTTGTTAACGGTTTGAATCATACGGATGAACGAGGATCCTCTGCCTACTTAGCTAAAAATTTAACAGTTACATTATATTACCCAGAAGGAATGGAATATGTAGGTGTCGTTGATAACAGTAGAGCGTTAATAGCAAATAACTCTGATATCAACATTACACCTTACCCGAGCGAGCATAAGGTAGTCATTAATTATAAACAAATGAATCTAAACGGAGTAGGTAGATCAATATTTTCAGTGAAATATAAAATACCTAAAGAAACTCCAGCTGGTACCTACAGTGCGGCAAAAGTACCACACGCCGTTATTACGACATATGATGATAAAGTGTTTGAAGCTGATGCGTTAACTTCGAATGCCGGTGATTTAACAACAAAAGCCGCAATAGATACATGTAAGGTCGTTGATACTAGTGTAAACAAAATGCGATTAACTCCAAGAAATCATTATATTAATCCCGATAACGAAACATGGGCAGGAAGCATTCAAATTGATAATCAGAAAACAGCAGGTATGAAAACTAATCAAGTATATCAAATAGAATTTGATCCAAACTGGGAAGCTTATTCCGTTAATTTACCTTTTGATTCTAACGTTTCTGGGAATAAAATAACGAATGTTCAGTACAAAACAAATCTAAATTCAAATTATCGATCCTATAGTGGAGATTTACCAGCACACGTTAACGGAATGGTAAGGTTGGAAGCAAGTAAAGCAGGGCTTCAAGAAGGGGAATATTTTACAGAAGTTAAAGCTAATGTAGGTGATTTTTCTCCTGGTTTTGTAAGTGTCAGTCCAAGTGGGGCCTGGGGACCTAACTACACAGCCTCTTATGGGATTGTTAAACCTGGGATTACCTCCGTGCAATTCAAAGCTTCCGTTTGGGATGCAGCAGATGAAGCAAACACCAAATCTTCTGGGACATCTACCTATAGCGTCTCCAATACAGTTACCGATAGTGCAAATGGAAGAGCTACCTTTTACAATAAAAAAGGAGCAAAAATCAAGGTAGCTAGCGCAGGTGAAACAATCACTACTAACGCATCATTGGTGTTATTTGATTATCCTTATGGAACGCGAACAGTAATTAATAATCCAGAAGTATATTTGCGTGAATTAGACGGGACTACAATTAATCCATCTACCATCAAATTAACTGATCAAGCAGGAAAAGAAGTTGATTTCACAGTTAAACAAGAAACTGCAAATAACGGAGAAAAAGTCTATGTATTAAAGACAACTGGTGTAACAGTCGGGGCATACGTGGATTATCCATATAAAACACAATATTTGAATGTTAGCTATGATACAACATTCGATTTAACACTAGATACAGGAATAAATATGGATATTCAAAATGTTCTTGCATGGGGAGGCTCCAATGTTTCTTCTGCAATTGGTTCAAATAGTTTTTCTGACGCTGGACTAGATGTCAATAGAAATGGTAAAGATAACGAAACCTTGCTTTCCGCTAATAGCAGTACCTTAAACGTTCCAAAGCAAGACACTGTTACAGTAGAAACTTTCTTAAACGTTGCGGGAGAAGGAACAAAAGCGGCCTATAACGAAGGAGATGACAGCACTGTTTCCTATTTTACACCTGGAACTGACGCTGATTATACGGTACAAATAACCAATACCTCAAATAGTGAAGCCAGAACTTTTGAACTCTATATTCCGATTCCGAAAACAGGACAAAACTTTGGCTCTAAATTCCAAAGTGAAGCCTTCAAATGGGACATGAAGCTAAACGGAGCAATTGACATCAGCGCAGAGCAACAATCCCAATTTGAAATAGGTTATGCAACGGCCGCGACTGCCGATAACTACGAATCGGCCGACATTTACAGCGAGACCGTGTCTGACTACGAAAACGTTAATATGGTACGAATTAAAGTGAAAAACCAAATCAATGCTGGTGAAACACAAAAATTCAAAGTTCCACTCAAAGTTGATGAAACCTTTGACACAGCTAATGAAGACAATAAAATCAGCACACGTGACATCTACAATCCTTATTACCACGTGATCACCAATACTTTCTCTGGCTCTTTATCCGGAACAAAAGTAGGTGCTGAACTCGTAATCGGCGAAGTCTCCGGAACCTTATTTAACGATAAAGACGCCAATGGACTCTTTGAAAAATCCAAAGGTGACGTAGCTCTTGGAAATGAAACCATTGAACTTTATAAATGGAATAATGCAACTTCCGCTTACGAACCAGTGACAAAAAATGGTGAAAATATTACTACCAAAACCGATGCAAATGGAACGTACACTTTTGACTACAATTCTGATGTAGGATATGGAAATTACGCCGTGAAATTTCCAGATAAAAACGGTTATCAGTACACCTTAAAAAATGTCGGGAAAAATACCGCTATTGATAGTGACGTACCATATAGTGGCACAGATAAGGGCTGGGCAAAAAATATTGATCCAACCTTGCCAGTGTCCCAGACTATCAACGCCGGCTACTATGCTTACACCCCAGAGCAAGACTTAAAAGTAAACTTAAATGAAAAACGCGTACAAACCGGACGGAGTTTAGCAATTACTTTACCAAAAGTAGCTTCGACAAATGGTCAAGCCGGCGAAGATACCATTGAACCTAATTTCTTTCAAAATATACGAGCAAGTACAGAAGACTACAAATGGACGACTGCCGACACAGGCGTGGCAACCGTACAAACTCAAAACGATGGATCTGCCGCTGTGGTTGGTGTTTCCACAAACAATCAAACCATCGCTGCTACTGATTTAACCATCGCGATTCAAGACATTTTTGGAACGAAACAAAGCTCCACGGCTCCAGTTTACGTCACTGCGGCAGATGGAACAATTGTTCAACAAGACGGCTTTACGATGGGAGCAACCGATTTTTCACTGGAATATAAAGACGCTGTAGCATTAACAAGTACAGAGGCGCTAAGTCTTGGTAAAACAGCTGCTTTTGAAGAAGTGAAAAATGGTGTTAATTCTAGCGCCCAAGATCGTTTGAGTTCGGTGCAAGTGAATCAAACCCAATTAGCTGCAATTAAAAATGGTTCGAACCAAGGCGGCACTTATCCGCTAACCTACACTTTGACTAAAGATGGGAAGACGGTGGAAGTTCGTATCCAAGTCACCGTTGCCCAGGACTTAACTACTGTTAACGCTCATAATTCAACGCTTTATGTTGGAGATACGTGGACAGCCGCAAATAACTTTGATAGTGCAATAGACAAAGAAGGCGAAAGCGTGCCATTTGCCGATGTAACAGTGTCAGGTACGGTAAATACAAGTTTGGCTGGAACATATCCAGTAACCTACACCTATAACGGCGTCTCGAAAACGATTCAAATCATCGTAAAAGATAACCTTACTGCCGTGAATGCCCATGATTCGACCATTTATACAGGGGAGACATGGAACGCCGCAGATAACTTTGATAGCGCATTAGATAAAGATGGTAATCCAGTCGATTTTGCCGATGTCACTGTGACAGGGTCAGTTAATACTAACCAAGCTGGCCCCGCCAATATCACGTATACCTACGATGGCATTTCCACAACGATTGTAGTCACCGTGAAGGAAAATAAATCTGGCATCAACGCTCATGACTCTAGCATCTATGTTGGAGATAACTGGACAGCCGCAGATAATTTCGATAGTGCTTTTGATAAAGACGGCAACCCGGTTGCTTTCCAAGATGTGAAAGTAACGGAAAAACCAACAGTTAATACTAACAAAGCAGGCGTTTATCAAGTCACTTACAGCTACGGGAAAGCAACTACAACAATCACACTAACTGTCAAAGAAATTCAAACAGATGTTAACGCGCATGACTCTATTCTTTACATTGAAGATAGCTGGAATGCCGCAGATAACTTTGATAGTGCCCGTGATAAAGATGGCAATACGGTTCCATTCTCAGCGATTCAAGTAACTGGAACCGTCGATACAAAACAACCAGGCACGTATCCAGTGACTTATAGCTATGATGGTGTGTCTACCTTGATTAATGTCACAGTCAAAGCACCTCAGACCAGTGTGAAAGCTCATGATTCCGTGATTTATACCGGAGATAGTTGGAACGCTAAAGACAACTTTGATAGTGCAAAGGATAAAGATGGCAAAGCAGTAGATTTCCAAAAAGTAACCGTGGACGAATCGCCAACTGTAGATCCGAGTAAACTAGGCATTTACCAAGTCACATACAGCTACGACGGTGTATCCACAACAATCAACGTTACTGTAGAACCAAGACAAACTAGCATCAAAGTACACGATAGCAATATTTATGCAGGCGACGATTGGAGCGCGAAAGACAATTTTGATAATGCCACTGATAAAAAAGGTGATTCAGTTTCTTTTGCGGATATGAAAGTAACAGGCCAAGTTGATACCTACGCGTCTGGCACCTACGAAATCAGCTACAGCTATGATGGTGTCAAAGTTATCGCTCATATCACTGTACTAGAAAACAAAGCACAAATAACTGTTCAAGATCGCACTATCCAAAAAGGTGATACTTGGAGCGCAGAAGACAATTTTATTAGTGCGACAAACCGAGATGGGGAAGCTATTTCTTTTGAAAAAGTGCAAGTAAGTGGTACCGTCAATACCAACAAAGCTGGCGATTACCAAGTTACCTATACGATTGATCCAAATGAAGGCACTACGGATGCTGGCAAAAAGCAACTATCTGTCACTGCTACCATTCAAGTGGATGACCCAAGCAAACCAAGTAAACCAAGTAAACCAAGTAAACCAAGTAAACCCAAATCACCATCTGAGCTCCAAGTGAAAAGTAACACCCAACAAACCGCCACCTATGAAGACGCCAAACCACTACCAAAAACAGGCGACCAATCAATTACCTGGATAGTTTGGGCGGGAATGGGATTACTCATTTTAAGTGTTATTTTATGGGTTATTAACCGAAGAAGACATAGTTATAAATAA
- a CDS encoding Rrf2 family transcriptional regulator, whose translation MKYSKATNYALHTMVYLANLSAEKSVGVKELASKQNVSPTYLSKVLTMLVKADFVESITGVNGGYKLAKPASNISFLDVIQAIEGKTAFFHCDPKNHAETKPHCLIGEVMGNAEQQMEDYLSKQTIGSIVVEIEKHHH comes from the coding sequence ATGAAATACTCGAAAGCGACTAATTACGCATTACATACAATGGTATATCTAGCCAATTTGTCCGCAGAAAAGTCTGTTGGTGTAAAAGAACTGGCAAGCAAACAAAATGTGTCACCAACTTATCTTTCTAAAGTGCTGACAATGCTAGTGAAAGCTGATTTTGTAGAGTCAATTACAGGCGTAAACGGTGGGTATAAATTAGCCAAACCAGCAAGCAATATCAGTTTTTTAGATGTTATTCAAGCAATTGAAGGGAAAACGGCCTTTTTTCATTGTGATCCTAAAAACCATGCCGAAACTAAACCACATTGTTTAATTGGAGAAGTCATGGGAAATGCTGAGCAACAAATGGAAGATTATTTAAGTAAGCAAACGATTGGAAGTATCGTCGTAGAAATCGAAAAACATCATCATTAA
- a CDS encoding class I SAM-dependent methyltransferase codes for MKHHHNHHGEAGFKRKVDYLDRPERKELLSPEEFIQAMPINKTDTILDLGAGTGFLTIPAAKLVDNTVFALDLDSKMLELIQKKALDADLTNVEVLEASMEEIPLEAGSISIALASLVLHEASSLMDVLSEVNRVVKVGGYFACLEFDTKGTDLKGPPMEIQISAEKLERELGKVGFEVVKNWELAEGMYVSIAQKKA; via the coding sequence ATGAAACACCACCACAATCACCACGGAGAAGCAGGTTTTAAACGCAAAGTAGATTATTTGGACCGACCAGAACGGAAAGAACTATTATCTCCAGAAGAATTTATCCAAGCCATGCCAATTAATAAAACAGATACTATTTTGGATTTAGGAGCAGGAACTGGTTTTTTAACAATTCCAGCAGCAAAATTAGTCGATAATACTGTTTTTGCGTTAGATTTGGATTCGAAAATGCTGGAACTTATTCAAAAGAAAGCGCTAGATGCGGATTTAACGAATGTGGAGGTTTTGGAAGCTAGCATGGAGGAGATTCCGCTAGAAGCCGGGTCAATAAGCATTGCGCTCGCATCACTTGTACTTCATGAAGCAAGTTCGCTAATGGACGTATTAAGTGAAGTGAATCGAGTCGTAAAAGTTGGCGGATACTTCGCTTGTCTAGAATTCGACACCAAAGGAACCGACTTAAAGGGCCCACCAATGGAAATCCAAATCTCCGCGGAGAAGTTGGAGCGAGAACTGGGGAAAGTTGGATTTGAAGTAGTGAAGAACTGGGAACTTGCGGAAGGTATGTATGTGAGTATTGCGCAAAAGAAAGCTTAA
- a CDS encoding DUF3130 domain-containing protein, translating into MSEINVKETIFQQHANTLESANDGEYFPLKNWNMPYSRANSINQLRSALSDLVGVVENFQEVTKKDADRLEKMGKAYTKQDKSAAKKIGQLEVR; encoded by the coding sequence ATGAGTGAAATCAATGTCAAAGAAACCATTTTCCAACAGCACGCCAATACATTAGAAAGCGCGAATGACGGAGAATATTTCCCACTGAAAAACTGGAACATGCCCTATTCACGAGCTAATTCCATTAATCAACTACGATCTGCCTTGAGTGATTTAGTGGGTGTCGTGGAAAATTTCCAAGAAGTCACAAAAAAAGATGCGGATAGATTAGAAAAAATGGGAAAAGCTTATACAAAACAGGATAAAAGCGCCGCCAAGAAAATCGGTCAACTGGAGGTACGCTAG